The Deinococcota bacterium genome window below encodes:
- a CDS encoding MFS transporter, with protein MPKPAAVFSLFAVAYFLSYFYRAANAVIAPDLVRDLALTAAQLGLMTSLFYAAFAAVQLPLGSLLDRYGPRLVTPALMLVGALGSLLFALAEGFALLALGRALIGVGMAGILMGALKAFSYWFPPLRFATVSGLFMSFGASGALIAATPLAWLSAEFGWRAAFFWGSLAVVASAAAIGLWSRNNPPDLPWQSGAGGGSLGDVFRHPTFWRIAPLAAFLAGTQLAVHTLWGGPYLSHVWGMSPIETGNLLLLMALGVMLGFLLSGWLADRFGLTRVVILAMTLFLLTQASFALPGLIPSPALLGPLYALFGLSGASNVLLLAHTRAIFPATITGRAVTATNLFGIGGSALLQWFMGVLIGLFAPDALGHYPPLAYTAAFGFTATGGLAALLWYLPVQRAGKPARDQASKLP; from the coding sequence ATGCCAAAGCCCGCCGCCGTCTTCAGCCTCTTTGCCGTCGCCTACTTTCTCTCCTACTTCTACCGCGCCGCCAATGCGGTCATCGCCCCCGACCTGGTGCGGGACCTGGCGCTCACGGCCGCCCAGCTCGGCCTCATGACCAGCCTCTTCTACGCTGCCTTCGCCGCGGTGCAGTTGCCGCTCGGCAGCCTCTTGGACCGCTACGGGCCGCGCCTCGTCACGCCCGCGCTGATGCTCGTCGGCGCCCTGGGCAGCCTGCTCTTCGCCTTGGCCGAGGGCTTCGCCCTGCTGGCACTGGGCCGGGCGCTCATCGGCGTGGGCATGGCGGGAATCCTGATGGGCGCGCTCAAGGCCTTTTCCTACTGGTTCCCGCCCCTGCGCTTTGCGACGGTCTCGGGCCTGTTTATGAGCTTCGGCGCCTCCGGCGCTCTCATCGCCGCCACGCCGCTGGCCTGGCTGAGCGCGGAGTTCGGCTGGCGCGCGGCCTTTTTTTGGGGCAGCCTGGCGGTAGTCGCCAGCGCGGCCGCCATCGGGCTCTGGAGCCGCAACAACCCGCCGGACCTTCCCTGGCAGTCCGGCGCGGGCGGCGGCAGCCTGGGCGATGTCTTCCGACACCCCACCTTCTGGCGCATCGCCCCGCTGGCCGCCTTTCTGGCGGGCACGCAACTCGCCGTCCACACGCTCTGGGGCGGGCCCTATCTCAGCCATGTCTGGGGCATGAGCCCCATCGAAACGGGCAACCTGCTCCTGCTGATGGCGCTGGGCGTGATGCTGGGCTTCCTCCTCTCGGGCTGGCTGGCCGACCGCTTCGGCCTGACGAGGGTGGTGATCCTCGCCATGACGCTCTTTCTCCTGACCCAGGCCTCTTTCGCCCTGCCCGGCCTGATCCCGAGCCCCGCGCTCCTCGGCCCGCTGTACGCGCTGTTCGGCCTGAGCGGAGCCAGCAACGTCCTCCTGCTGGCCCACACCCGCGCCATCTTTCCCGCAACCATCACCGGCCGCGCGGTCACCGCCACCAACCTCTTCGGCATCGGCGGCTCGGCGCTCTTGCAGTGGTTCATGGGCGTCCTGATCGGGCTCTTCGCACCCGACGCGCTGGGGCACTATCCGCCCCTGGCCTACACCGCCGCCTTTGGCTTTACGGCGACAGGCGGGCTGGCGGCGCTGCTCTGGTACCTGCCGGTACAACGCGCCGGCAAGCCGGCGCGCGACCAGGCGAGCAAGTTGCCTTAA
- a CDS encoding DUF3467 domain-containing protein: MKELKLEYDKDISLGRYANLAVIAHTKDEFIIDFAFAYPGQSPRVNARVVVSPQHAKALMRSLEDNIRKFESRFGAIPEAQLRQGGGEQN, from the coding sequence ATGAAAGAACTCAAGCTCGAGTACGACAAGGATATCTCCCTGGGGCGCTACGCCAACCTGGCGGTCATCGCCCATACCAAGGACGAATTCATCATCGACTTCGCCTTTGCCTATCCCGGTCAGTCGCCGCGCGTGAACGCCCGGGTGGTGGTCAGCCCGCAGCACGCCAAGGCGCTCATGCGCAGCTTGGAGGACAACATCCGCAAGTTCGAGTCGCGCTTTGGCGCTATCCCCGAGGCGCAGTTGCGGCAGGGTGGGGGAGAGCAGAACTGA